The Temnothorax longispinosus isolate EJ_2023e chromosome 4, Tlon_JGU_v1, whole genome shotgun sequence genome has a window encoding:
- the LOC139811279 gene encoding putative nuclease HARBI1: MAHVVDDRIVELELASSDEKDFYLLPPLPPILNEDNVEEDYNELQIFHPILGMIQRIEHVRIHNYVENVIRNYNNIDFIMHFRLSREVAYHLIDQFHVSEIFTSLQEGGRLKVTAEKHILCYLWFVGHESAGYRDVADRFGITISVLHKIITRVTDFIMSLAPNIIRYPTADEKEETAFYYHYEKEFPGVIGAIDGSHIRVDKPIEDPNSYINRKQYFSLHLQGVVNHNMKFIDVFVGYPGSVHDARVFRNSPIRNDLRELCGDNYYLLGDSAYPCLKQLIVPYRDNGHLTRAQRNFNQKLSSCRVVIENAFGCLKQRFRQLYHFKLRDIIRMVRIIHACCVLHNMANAREVEYFEAPMEDEYPDIEVQGQHIEQRINEIPRENETGIHIRDEICRQLNIQ, translated from the exons ATGGCGCACGTTGTAGATGATAGAATTGTAGAGTTAGAACTTGCGTCTTCagatgaaaaagatttttatttattaccacCATTACCACCAATTCTGAATGAAGATAATGTTGAAGAag attacaatgaattgcaaatatttcatCCAATTCTTGGAATGATTCAACGAATAGAACACGTAagaatacataattatgtgGAAAACGTTATTCGAAATTATAACaacattgattttattatgcaCTTCCGTTTATCAAGAGAAGTAGCATACCATTTAATAGACCAATTCCATGTATCTGAGATATTTACTTCTTTACAAG AAGGAGGACGTTTAAAAGTAACTGcagaaaaacacattttatgtTATCTATGGTTTGTAGGCCATGAAAGTGCCGGTTATCGCGATGTGGCTGATCGATTTGGGATAACTATTAgcgttttacataaaattattactagaGTAACTGATTTCATTATGTCTTTAGCACCCAATATTATTCGATATCCAACTGCagatgaaaaagaagaaacagcTTTTTATTATCACTATGAGAAAGAGTTTCCTGGTGTAATcg gtgCTATAGACGGTTCTCATATTAGAGTAGATAAACCTATAGAAGATCCTAACTCGTATATTAATaggaaacaatatttttcgttGCATCTTCAAGGCGTAGTCAATCACAAcatgaaatttattgatgTATTCGTCGGATATCCTGGTAGCGTTCATGACGCAAGGGTATTTAGAAACTCACCAATTCGTAATGATCTTCGTGAACTTTGCGGAG ataattactACCTATTAGGGGACAGTGCGTATCCCTGCctaaaacaattaattgtcCCATACAGAGATAATGGGCATTTAACACGTGCACAAAGAAATTTTAACCAAAAATTGAGTTCTTGTCGCGTAGTTATAGAGAACGCTTTTGGTTGTCTGAAACAACGGTTTAGgcaattatatcattttaagttACGCGATATAATAAGAATGGTCCGCATTATACACGCCTGTTGTGTACTTCATAATATGGCGAACGCAAGAGAAGTAGAATATTTTGAAGCACCTATGGAGGATGAATATCCAGATATTGAAGTGCAAGGTCAACATATTGAACAGCGCATTAATGAAATACCAAGAGAAAATGAAACTGGAATACATATTCGCGACGAAATATGCCGCCAATTGAATATTCAATAA